In Rattus rattus isolate New Zealand chromosome 3, Rrattus_CSIRO_v1, whole genome shotgun sequence, one genomic interval encodes:
- the Taf13 gene encoding transcription initiation factor TFIID subunit 13 — translation MADEEEDPTFEEENEEIGGGAEGGQGKRKRLFSKELRCMMYGFGDDQNPYTESVDILEDLVIEFITEMTHKAMSIGRQGRVQVEDIVFLIRKDPRKFARVKDLLTMNEELKRARKAFDEANYGS, via the exons ATGGCAGATGAGGAGGAAGATCCCACC TttgaggaggaaaatgaagagattGGAGGAGGAGCGGAAGGTGgccaggggaagagaaagagactttTCTCTAAAGAAC TGCGCTGTATGATGTATGGGTTTGGGGATGACCAGAATCCTTATACGGAGTCAGTGGATATTCTCGAAGACCTTGTCATAGAGTTCATCACTGAAATG ACTCATAAGGCAATGTCGATTGGAAGACAAGGTCGAGTGCAAGTTGAAGATATTGTCTTCCTAATTCGAAAGGATCCGAGGAAGTTCGCTAGAGTTAAAGACTTACTAACTATGAATGAAGAGTTGAAACGGGCTAGAAAAGCTTTCGACGAAGCCAACTATGGATCTTGA